Proteins from a genomic interval of Leptolyngbya sp. CCY15150:
- a CDS encoding caspase family protein — MRDDLNGYLDFLKEGKARIWMLLIGIDDYTDTRLKPLSCAVSDCQKLEDALKIATQDFKASEIRPLYGASGDRPVTKEDVEAELATIVQSVKVRDTLFIYFSGHGEIGSDDQLYLCLSTTQTDNLLETGLGVRHLLSQLKASKASRQVVVMDACHSGGTIGQFGARSRGSAVLERSPQDSPLGDDHDDSPEVNPAIGQKLTENLNQYVSSAGKDFFALLSCEEGQQSWEVSGFGGIFTHYLVEGLKGKAANPEGLIEMDHLYKYVRRNTARSVQEQICPTRPTANQTPVRLTAGSQDIIIGVGSLTRSEEDLFAPPPPNTSLDIKFAQQRSRYLNAFSYCYQRQYPPRIS, encoded by the coding sequence ATGAGAGATGATCTAAATGGATATCTAGATTTCCTGAAAGAAGGAAAAGCGCGCATCTGGATGCTACTGATTGGGATTGATGACTACACAGATACTCGATTGAAACCTCTATCCTGCGCTGTGTCTGACTGCCAAAAGCTGGAAGATGCTTTAAAAATAGCAACTCAAGACTTTAAGGCATCGGAAATTCGACCTCTCTATGGCGCAAGCGGCGATCGCCCCGTTACGAAGGAAGATGTAGAAGCAGAACTCGCGACTATCGTTCAATCTGTGAAAGTGAGGGATACCCTCTTCATTTATTTCTCTGGCCACGGAGAAATCGGATCGGATGATCAACTCTATCTTTGTCTAAGCACCACTCAAACAGATAACCTGCTGGAAACAGGGCTGGGAGTTCGTCATCTGCTCAGTCAACTCAAGGCATCGAAGGCCAGTCGTCAGGTGGTTGTAATGGATGCTTGTCATAGTGGCGGCACGATTGGGCAATTTGGGGCAAGGAGTCGAGGTTCTGCCGTTTTAGAGCGATCGCCTCAGGATTCTCCCCTAGGCGATGATCATGATGATAGTCCGGAGGTTAATCCAGCCATTGGGCAAAAGCTCACGGAAAATCTCAACCAGTATGTGAGTAGTGCAGGCAAGGATTTTTTCGCGCTACTATCCTGTGAGGAAGGACAGCAATCCTGGGAAGTGTCAGGATTTGGAGGAATTTTCACTCATTATTTAGTGGAGGGCTTAAAGGGAAAAGCAGCGAATCCCGAAGGGTTGATCGAAATGGATCACCTTTATAAATATGTTCGAAGAAATACAGCTCGCTCGGTTCAGGAACAAATTTGTCCCACTCGTCCGACGGCAAACCAAACGCCAGTACGCTTAACAGCCGGTAGTCAAGACATTATTATTGGGGTGGGTTCTTTAACTCGCAGTGAAGAAGATTTGTTTGCCCCACCACCCCCAAATACTTCCCTAGACATAAAGTTTGCACAACAACGTAGCCGCTATCTCAATGCCTTTAGTTATTGTTATCAACGGCAATATCCACCTCGAATTTCTG
- a CDS encoding DUF1822 family protein has protein sequence MFTVDEWMNMAPQQVWIDLTAEDIQWAKQQMKGQAYSSPNSYHQIYQNWLCLRLSQRWLEEDLNTSPVPWLSMDELPSVWDVLNGFIVEVQGIRLALIPSDALEVDELRIPQEWVDSPWVADYYVSAQINLEDGWGRILGYAPHKAVKTAAQFQERDRSYCLDQHQLIDDFNVLWVEREVMPNPTPIVPDILPLGAAIAQSLITDLATIKRYSPRLDVPFGQWAALITHSDYRQSLYQHRTTPTIVRLQQWLQGQITSGWNAVQTLAETDFQGAIARGSSSSSQGERLVIDGKVSLRVQIEPVNHAAKDTASSEYRVSIRACLSQPLETAQYLSLSCSGGDEDDCQASTPNDSNLELLPLIGEAGEAFEVTLVLGEQQETVQFML, from the coding sequence ATGTTTACGGTAGATGAATGGATGAATATGGCACCGCAGCAAGTTTGGATAGATCTGACTGCTGAAGACATTCAATGGGCAAAACAACAGATGAAGGGTCAGGCTTATTCCAGCCCAAATTCCTATCATCAGATCTATCAAAACTGGCTTTGCCTGCGGTTGAGCCAACGATGGTTAGAGGAAGACCTGAATACTAGCCCAGTTCCTTGGTTATCCATGGATGAGTTACCCAGTGTATGGGATGTATTGAATGGTTTCATCGTTGAGGTTCAGGGAATTCGGCTTGCGCTGATTCCTAGCGATGCGCTTGAGGTTGATGAGTTGCGCATTCCCCAGGAATGGGTAGATAGCCCCTGGGTGGCAGATTACTACGTATCAGCACAGATTAATCTAGAGGATGGCTGGGGACGGATTTTAGGCTATGCTCCGCACAAGGCGGTTAAAACGGCTGCCCAATTCCAAGAGCGCGATCGCTCCTATTGTCTTGATCAACACCAGCTTATTGATGACTTCAACGTTCTCTGGGTGGAGCGGGAAGTGATGCCTAACCCTACGCCGATTGTGCCAGATATTCTGCCCCTGGGAGCCGCGATCGCTCAGTCATTGATTACAGACTTAGCCACAATTAAGCGCTATTCGCCACGCCTTGATGTTCCCTTTGGGCAATGGGCCGCCTTGATTACCCATTCTGACTACCGTCAATCGCTGTATCAACACCGTACGACCCCGACGATAGTACGTCTACAACAGTGGCTCCAAGGACAGATTACGTCGGGCTGGAATGCGGTGCAGACCTTAGCAGAGACTGACTTTCAAGGGGCGATCGCCCGAGGAAGCTCTAGCTCGTCTCAAGGTGAACGCCTTGTCATAGATGGCAAGGTTAGTCTTAGGGTTCAAATTGAACCCGTGAACCATGCCGCCAAGGACACTGCTTCATCGGAATACCGCGTTTCTATCCGTGCATGTCTCAGTCAACCGCTAGAAACCGCTCAATATCTATCGCTAAGCTGTTCTGGAGGCGATGAAGATGACTGCCAAGCATCTACACCAAACGACTCCAATCTTGAACTCTTGCCTTTAATTGGCGAAGCAGGTGAGGCATTTGAGGTCACCCTTGTGCTGGGTGAGCAACAGGAGACAGTTCAGTTTATGCTCTAA